A genomic window from Triticum urartu cultivar G1812 chromosome 7, Tu2.1, whole genome shotgun sequence includes:
- the LOC125519076 gene encoding bZIP transcription factor RISBZ4-like produces the protein MAMGLRKGQSLLTASAVHASGWALPFRARFKAAARSLFLLPSIHSTTPESERVAFCIHSNLRSSSRSTVICEFAAAPAMQQELAALAYQSAGFVGLPTSYLPPHPHDVDVDLVDGWLVGGSGGAGDNGRGPPSCDSGLSHVADAVSETRKARRLASNRESARRSRMRRRRQLDELSACAAELRAANQRLVVELNRAEARHAQVARDNARLREELRRLRGRLTAEEEAADRDAGDEAAAARTP, from the coding sequence ATGGCGATGGGGCTCCGAAAGGGGCAAAGCTTGCTGACCGCATCGGCGGTGCATGCCAGTGGGTGGGCTCTCCCTTTTCGCGCGCGGTTTAAAGCGGCAGCTCGCAGCCTTTTCCTCCTTCCCTCCATCCATTCGACGACGCCGGAGAGTGAGAGAGTGGCCTTCTGTATACATAGCAACCTCcgtagcagcagcaggagcactGTGATCTGCGAGTTCGCGGCGGCGCCGGCCATGCAGCAAGAGCTCGCCGCGCTGGCGTACCAGTCGGCCGGTTTCGTCGGCCTCCCGACGTCCTACCTGCCGCCGCACCCGCACGACGTCGACGTGGACCTCGTCGACGGGTGGTTggtcggcggcagcggcggggctGGCGACAATGGCCGCGGCCCGCCGTCGTGCGACAGCGGCCTGAGCCACGTCGCCGACGCCGTGAGCGAGACGAGGAAGGCGAGGCGGCTGGCGTCGAACCGCGAGTCGGCGCGGCGGTCGCGGATGCGGCGGCGGAGGCAGCTGGACGAGCTGTCGGCGTGCGCCGCGGAGCTGCGGGCGGCCAACCAGCGGCTCGTCGTGGAGCTCAACCGCGCCGAGGCCAGGCACGCGCAGGTGGCCCGGGACAACGCGCGGCTCCGGGAGGAGCTGCGCCGCCTGCGGGGGAGGCTCACCGCCGAGGAGGAGGCCGCCGATCGagacgccggcgacgaggccgccGCCGCAAGAACGCCGTAG
- the LOC125525772 gene encoding something about silencing protein 10-like: MGKRPRSTRPPPAAGLHKSKRASEAAAAAAISDSDDDEIDAFHKQRDVIPLDVDDSRDSEEDALVMPIYDVEGVSDDESDDSEGGEDGDESEDGSDGAKDGDAHAGDVEVWDKSYTAKIKRAQKAAKEAAGDDGSAEEDEEPEDDPKNWGTGKKTYYDDHEQDADDVEFDELRRLQAENKLSMKDFGLEDDESDEEDNKPSKASDHQVKLGDEASPLESYTKLREDFAVLSRDEKMDVVYSSAPELVGLLADLNEAHEQLKAIGPVTPELAAGQGKNKGKMQPLEVKRACLLAHCQAITFYLLMRAEGLSVQDHPVIARLVETKNMVQKLANINLPSQDGDTEDHFMPDSSTLDEVNKAVSLENEGKSHNLLALDKVKQGAEVAELKKNKPSKGHLEIASKDEYMGLQSKEMLKRRAILEEGLKQKGLCKLKPKLSKTMATNSRKNLQTLDDFDDEVQKNSQVVKPTKLLVNAAGSVRNKLVSGDDDIPKRDEIGERRRKHELRVLARIGTNSREDDELPEDGDHTEEKLSQSSEEDGDDHESSGSEDEFYKDIKRQRTEKRLGKEQSTPATELEEESEGDGKRKISRQIEKNRGLTRSRNKNLKNPRKKYRIKSDKQSKRRQGQVRSAKKPSGPYGGELSGINANVSRSVRFKS; this comes from the exons ATGGGGAAGAGGCCGAGGTCGACGCGGCCGCCGCCCGCGGCGGGCCTCCACAAGTCCAAGCGGGccagcgaggcggcggcggcggcggcgatctcCGACTCCGACGACGACGAGATCGACGCCTTCCACAAGCAACGGGATGTCATCCCCCTCGACGTCGACGACTCGAGGGACTCGGAGGAGGATGCTCTGGTGATGCCCATCTACGACGTCGAGGGCGTTTCCGACGACGAGAGCGATGACAGCgaaggcggcgaggacggcgaCGAAAGCGAAGATGGCAGCGACGGAGCCAAGGACGGCGACGCGCACGCAGGTGATGTTGAGGTATGGGACAAATCATATACTGCAAAAATCAAGAGGGCGCAGAAGGCAGCCAAAGAGGCTGCCGGGGATGATGGCAGCGCGGAAGAAGATGAGGAGCCGGAGGATGATCCAAAGAACTGGGGCACAGGGAAGAAAACATACTATGATGATCATGAGCAAGATGCTGATGATGTTGAGTTTGATGAGCTAAGGAGGTTGCAGGCAGAGAATAAGCTGTCGATGAAAGATTTCGGATTGGaagatgatgaaagtgatgaagAGGATAATAAGCCCTCAAAGGCGTCTGACCATCAGGTGAAGCTTGGTGATGAGGCATCCCCTCTTGAAAGCTACACGAAGCTGAGAGAAGACTTTGCTGTCCTGTCAAGAGACGAGAAGATGGATGTAGTGTACAGCTCAGCTCCTGAACTGGTTGGGTTACTGGCTGATTTGAACGAGGCCCATGAACAGCTTAAGGCAATAGGACCAGTCACCCCTGAGTTGGCAGCTGGGCAAGGCAAGAATAAGGGTAAAATGCAGCCATTGGAGGTGAAGCGAGCTTGTCTGTTGGCTCATTGTCAAGCCATTACCTTCTACCTCCTTATGAGAGCAGAGGGACTGTCTGTGCAGGATCATCCTGTAATTGCTCGGCTGGTAGAGACCAAGAATATGGTACAAAAGCTGGCAAATATAAATCTTCCGAGCCAAGACGGGGACACTGAAGACCATTTTATGCCTGATAGTAGCACCCTTGATGAGGTGAATAAGGCAGTCTCTCTAGAGAATGAGGGTAAATCTCACAATTTACTAGCTCTGGACAAGGTAAAACAAGGTGCTGAAGTAGCCGAATTGAAAAAGAATAAGCCTTCTAAGGGGCACCTTGAAATTGCGAGCAAGGATGAGTATATGGGCTTGCAAAGCAAGGAAATGTTGAAAAGAAGAGCAATCCTTGAGGAGGGGTTGAAGCAAAAAGGGCTGTGTAAGTTGAAGCCAAAGTTGTCAAAAACCATGGCAACCAATAGTAGGAAAAACCTGCAGACATTGGATGACTTTGATGATGAAGTGCAGAAAAATAGTCAAGTCGTCAAACCTACAAAGCTCCTGGTCAATGCAGCTGGCTCAGTTAGAAACAAG CTTGTTTCTGGTGATGATGACATTCCAAAGCGAGATGAGATTGGTGAAAGACGCCGAAAGCATGAACTACGTGTTCTTGCTCGTATAGGAACCAATTCACGTGAAGATGATGAGTTGCCAGAAGATGGTGATCATACTGAAGAGAAGCTCAGCCAATCCAGCGAGGAAGATGGCGATGATCATGAATCTTCAGGGTCTGAAGATGAATTCTACAAAGATATCAAGAGGCAGAGGACCGAAAAGCGCCTGGGCAAAGAACAGAGCACCCCTGCTACTGAGCTGGAGGAAGAAAGCGAAGGAGATGGCAAGAGGAAGATTTCGCGGCAGATCGAGAAGAACCGAGGGCTGACACGCTCCAGAAACAAGAATCTCAAGAATCCACGGAAGAAATACAGGATTAAGAGTGATAAACAGAGTAAAAGGAGGCAAGGTCAAGTGCGCAGCGCGAAGAAGCCCTCGGGTCCCTACGGAGGTGAACTGTCTGGCATCAATGCAAACGTCAGCCGTAGTGTCAGGTTCAAGAGTTGA
- the LOC125525774 gene encoding E3 ubiquitin-protein ligase RING1-like, which translates to MAGLADEFFLGIDEDGPGSLGEPSYLSFSDAFEEEEHHFTHSDISPNFDIESQTLTPAPGSPFSFDSDHDLDLDLSLGLGRLSPSFLRMRSPSPARSPPFWDCLEEDLADDLADGLEWEEIADAADADAGDASVPGGGGGGGAGGGGGGGDADADVFGFLSEREILGVMEGIDSGEDESMFSDEPPFDFGDEGPELDDIFRSVGWEVLPVPLDEDEFEVLPGHMADVTVGGAPPAARAAVERLQVVAISGEEAAQGCAVCKDGIVQGELATRLPCAHFYHGACIGPWLAIRNSCPVCRYELPTDDPDYEQRRARRRSAGGSTAQLGTPMQM; encoded by the coding sequence atggcgGGGCTCGCCGACGAGTTCTTCCTCGGCATCGACGAGGACGGGCCGGGGTCGCTCGGGGAGCCCTCCTACCTCTCCTTCTCCGACGCCTTCGAGGAGGAGGAGCACCACTTCACCCACTCCGACATCTCCCCCAACTTCGACATCGAATCTCAAACCCTAACCCCCGCCCCGGGCTCCCCCTTCTCCTTCGACTCCGACCACGACCTCGACCTGGACCTCAGCCTCGGCCTCGGCCGCCTCTCGCCGTCCTTCCTCCGGATGCGCAGCCCCTCCCCGGCCCGCTCCCCGCCCTTCTGGGACTGCCTCGAGGAGGACCTCGCCGACGACCTCGCGGACGGCCTCGAGTGGGAGGAGATCGCCGACgccgccgacgccgacgccgGAGACGCCTCCGTCCCTGGGGGCGGCGGTGGGGgcggggcgggaggaggaggcggagggggCGACGCCGATGCCGACGTGTTCGGCTTCCTCAGCGAGCGGGAGATCCTGGGCGTCATGGAGGGGATCGACAGCGGGGAGGACGAGTCCATGTTCTCCGACGAGCCGCCCTTTGATTTCGGCGACGAGGGCCCGGAGCTCGACGACATATTCCGGAGCGTCGGCTGGGAGGTGCTGCCGGTGCCGCTGGATGAAGACGAGTTCGAGGTGCTGCCGGGGCATATGGCGGACGTGACggtggggggcgcgccacctgcGGCTCGGGCAGCGGTGGAGCGGCTCCAGGTGGTGGCGATCAGTGGGGAGGAGGCCGCACAGGGATGCGCTGTGTGCAAGGACGGGATCGTGCAGGGGGAGCTCGCCACGCGGCTGCCGTGTGCACACTTCTACCATGGGGCGTGCATTGGGCCATGGCTCGCCATACGCAACTCATGCCCGGTGTGCCGTTACGAGCTGCCCACTGATGACCCTGACTATGAGCAGCGGCGGGCAAGGCGGCGTTCTGCTGGTGGCTCCACAGCACAGTTGGGCACACCTATGCAGATGTGA
- the LOC125525773 gene encoding amino acid transporter AVT6A-like has translation MGVGNGSADTNQQTARNEIRDETTPLLPVKVEEEGFHEFNGASFSGAVFNLSTTIVGAGIMALPASIKMLGLIPGLLMIIFVALLTEASIDMLIRCSHQGKITSYGWLMGEAYGQWGRIALQASVVINNIGVMIVYMIIIGDVLSGTSSGGVHHRGILEGWFGAHLWNSRAIVLLVTTLFVFAPLVSFKRLDSLSYTSALSVALAVVFVVITAGIAIIKVINGTVAMPKLFPEIDDLSSVWKLFTAVPVLVTAYICHYNVHSIDNELEDKTQTKPIVRTSLALCSSVYIATSFFAYLLFGDGTLDDVLANFDSNLGIPFSSVFNDVVRVSYAAHVMLVFPIVFFALRLNLDGLLFPTSRHISYDNKRFTIITISLLVVIYTAAIFIPSIWDAFQFTGATAAVLIGFIFPAMVILRDPYGIATKRDKILAVTMIVLAVVSNSVALYSDAMNIFRRKEVA, from the exons ATGGGTGTCGGGAATGGATCAGCAGACACGAACCAGCAGACGGCGCGCAATGAAATACGAGATGAGACTACGCCGCTTCTTCCGGTCAAGGTGGAGGAGGAGGGGTTCCATGAGTTTAATGGAGCTTCGTTCTCCGGCGCAGTTTTCAATCTCTCGACCACCATCGTTGGTGCTGGAATCATGGCCTTGCCAGCCAGCATCAAGATGCTGGGCCTCATCCCTGGCCTTCTGATGATCATCTTTGTGGCACTGCTCACAGAGGCATCCATAGACATGCTTATCAGGTGCAGCCACCAAGGAAAGATCACGTCGTATGGGTGGCTGATGGGTGAGGCATATGGACAATGGGGGAGGATTGCGCTGCAGGCCTCTGTGGTTATAAACAACATCGGTGTGATGATTGTTTACATGATTATAATTG GTGATGTATTATCTGGAACATCGTCAGGCGGTGTTCATCATCGTGGCATATTGGAGGGCTGGTTTGGAGCACATTTGTGGAATTCTCGTGCCATTGTTCTTCTTGTGACAACTCTTTTCGTGTTTGCTCCATTGGTGAGCTTTAAACGATTGG ATTCACTGAGCTACACATCTGCCCTATCAGTTGCTCTCGCTGTGGTTTTTGTTGTTATTACTGCTGGGATTGCCATAATCAAAGTCATCAATGGAACTGTAGCAATGCCCAAGCTTTTTCCAGAAATAGATGATCTTAGTTCTGTCTGGAAGCTTTTTACAGCTGTCCCTGTCCTTGTCACTGCATATATCTGCCACTATAATG TTCACAGCATTGACAATGAGCTTGAGGATAAAACACAAACCAAACCAATTGTGCGAACATCACTGGCCCTTTGCTCCAGTGTTTACATTGCCACAAGTTTCTTTGCTTATCTTCTCTTTGGAGATGGTACACTGGATGATGTGCTCGCCAACTTTGATTCAAATCTTGGCATTCCTTTCAGCTCTGTCTTCAATGACGTAGTCAGAGTGAGCTATGCTGCGCACGTTATGCTTGTCTTCCCCATCGTCTTCTTTGCCCTTAGGCTCAACTTGGATGGTCTACTCTTTCCCACGTCGAGGCACATTTCTTATGACAATAAGAGATTTACAATcataaccatctcactcctcgtGGTTATTTATACTGCTGCCATCTTCATACCAAGCATTTGGGATGCATTCCAGTTTACTGGCGCCACAGCTGCCGTTTTGATTGGTTTTATCTTTCCTGCCATGGTCATATTAAG GGATCCTTATGGAATCGCAACCAAGCGTGACAAGATATTGGCTGTAACCATGATCGTGCTTGCTGTTGTCTCAAACTCTGTTGCCCTATACAGTGATGCAATGAACATCTTCCGTAGGAAAGAGGTGGCCTGA